The nucleotide sequence CTTGGGCGGCCATAATGTTGTTTCGTTGGGCTTCTTTGCCCCTACTTCTGGTGGTTCCTTCCTTTAGGATGAGGACCGGTTGACCACTTTGGGTTTGTGTTAAATATGCCATATTATTCTATCCTCAATATTATGTTCAAATAATATTCTTTAGCATCGTCAGCGTTTTAGGAATTCACGGGGCTCTCCCATATCTATGAGTCATGCCGAAGAAGACGGGTTTGACCTGCAAGAGACTGAAGGCTTGATACTTTCAACTGTTAAAGAACCGCTGACTTTGTAAGTTATATATTGTCATACAGGGATTTAAACACGTTTAGAGAACAAGCGAGTACTAAGGTATTCACCATTATTGCTCTATTGTTAATACTTAACTATTTGTGCCTCAATTCCATATGTATTACTCGAAAAGAACTTGCGAAAAGACTGAAGCGTTTCAGTAACATTAAGTAATAGTGTGCTGTTTAGCGTAAGCATAGGCAATTAGGAAATAAGGGCGCCGCCATAGAAGAAGCTTAATGTTTTATGGCAGCACCAATTTTCAGAGTTGAAAGGGATTAACTTGACAAAAACTGATGATATTTTATTGGAGTTGAATAGAACAGTCGCTAGGTATCTGCTGGGAGTTCGCCCGTTTCAATACAAGAAAAAGACATATCATTTAATCGACAATTACGTTGCAGTACCTTACATGAAGTGTGATGTGTGTGGGACTTATCCGACATACGAGGTTTCCGTTATTGAAAGCAAAGAGGGCACGACGCTACGCGTGGGAAACGATTGTATTGATAATTTGACAGGACAAAACGTTTCAGAATGGTTTAAAAGTTTCAGAAAAAAACGCGAAAGCATCATGGCAAACAGAAAATACACTGACCAGCTACCACGAGGACAGGAACAAATAGCGGTTGCTACCTGAGCATAAGCGCCACGCGCCACAACTTAAGAGTTGGGCACAATAGACGTTTATTTAAAGCGCTGTTAAATCTTGGGCAGTCAATTTTTGTATACTAACCATTCAAAAATTAAATGTTTACTCGAAAGGCCCAATTCATGTAAGCGCTAATATCTCTCGAAAGCACCAGTGAAGGCTCAACGTAACAGTGAAGGCTACACTTTTGGCAGTGACCTATTTTTTTCCAATCAAAACCTGAAACGGCATCTTTAACGCCTTTTTTAAAGACCGAGACACTGCTCGCGTAGTCGTTGTGGACATAGCAAGGCAAAACCAAGTTTCCATGGGGGTCAATATTTATCATTGCCCAAGGCTTGCATTGCCAGTTTTTCTCTTTAGCCAGAACTTTTAGATAACCAATTGAGTTAACAATGGGATAACCTTGCTGCTTCATTTCAATAAGCCTACGCGCCATTTTCGGTACCTTATCAATAGCAGCGGAGGATGCATTAGCATTGCAGTATTCATGTGCGACGGCTACGGAGATTTTTGTGCCCAACGTTCGCGCTAACTCCACCAAACTTTCCGTTTCACCGATGTTCTCCGCCATCACAGTGGTGTTGATGGTTACTGAAACTTTTTCTTTCGCCGCCTCTATGCCTTGCACTGCTTTTCTAAAGCTTCCACTGACCCCTCGGATAGCATCATGAGTTTTCTCCAACCCATCCAAGGAAACATAGACGACACCATTAATGTACTTGGCTACCTCGCCTATTTTGGCTTCAAGCAGCGTACCATTGGTTATCAAACTTGTATGCAAAGGCAGAGACCGGGAAAAAGCAAGAATATCCACCAAATCACGCCTAAGCAACGGTTCCCCACCTTCAAATGCTACTCCAACGGCGCCTGAATTGTATATCTGTTTCAGAATGGCTTTCGTTTGCGGTAAGCTTGGATCGGGGCTGGGTCTTTTCCAGAAAGGGCACATTTTGCAGCGAAGGTTGCAATTGTAAGTAAGCTTGTGCCCACAAAAGAAAGGAACCTTCGCACCAAGCATGTTTGAGATTAAGACACGGTAAACTCGAATTCCTAGCCAGAGGGGTTCTACATATTGGCGAATGGTTTTTTCTCCTACAGGATAATTAGAAATCCACCTACAGCTCCCACGGTAAATGAAAGGGTGCATTAATTCTTTAGTTCTCTGTCTTCACTGTAGTTTCGGTCCTCATGAACTTCTTCTTCTGCCGCATCTTGTCTTTCTTGTTCACGCACGCTTTCAGCTTCTCCTTTGGCTTTTGCTCTATCTTCGGCTTGACCTTTTGGCGGATAAACAGTATCCAACCAAACTTCAAACTGCACCTTATAATCAGCACTGGAAAAAGCCCAATCACATAATCCACTGATGACCTTGCCAATATCAATGTCGTGTTCGTCTGAAAGACTCTTCAAAAATTCTTCCCACTTTGCAGGTAAAGTAATTGAGAAACTATCCATAAAATGAAATCTCCACACTCTTATTAGTGCTAACGTGTATTTAAGTATCAAACGCACTTGAAGCGTTCAATTGCCGCCAAGCAGTAGACGAATAAAAGTGACCATGGATTAGGTCCGAGAAGGCATTTTGCCCTTGATGCCATTTACTAATCCTCTACTTACTTGAAGAATTTAGTTGCTCTTACAGAAGTCTGCGACCCGGAGACTGAGGGATTAATTTCATAAAACATGTTCTTGAAGAAATTAGTGGCTTCATCATTACAGACGTTGAAATCGTTAGTTCTCATGGAAAGTGCACAATGGTTCTGAGCGTTTTTCTCGATAAAATTAAGCAGTTCTCTACCATGGCCTTTACGTTTTTCCAAGCAAGCAGTATGTATATCTTCTAAATTACTGTAGAGTATGGTCCTAGCCCAAGACACCGTTTTTCCATCAACAAAAAGCGTATACAATATTTCATCGTCTACTTCGCTTTCCTGCTGAGTTTCAACAATTTCCACTTTGGCAATTCTGTCCATCATTTGAGCCTTCTCAGAATATAGTTCACCTTTTTTTGTTAACCTGAAAATCAGGGTGTCGAGACCAAAAAGGTAAGCTTACCAATAAAATAAGTGGTGTCATATTTATTCGCATTCCACTCTCATAATGCATTGCACTGTGTAACCCGGATTCGCAAATCTTTTTTCCTTTCAAGCAAATCAGTAACCTCGTCAAATTCACAGGTGTAATCCTTATGCTCCTTAACCAATCTTTTTAGTCTACATTGGCTAAAGTAACCCTCGTATAATCCAAACAACAGTATCCCCAAGAAGCCTAAGATAAGAAAATCAGAGAACGCTTCCGCTCCACTCGTATAAACTGCGAGTAGTATAGGGAGCAAGATTCCAATAGCACTTAGGTAGGATGAAATTGCGCCTATAAGTGCTCCCATAACATCTATTTTGTTATCGTTGATGCTCTTAGCAAGGCTGGCTTTTCGTTCCCAAAGCGTTGCGGTATCATTTGATTCCACTGCACTGAACAAATTGTCAAAAGCTTCGACCGACATATTGCCTGTTCTGTTGAGAAACGCATGGTTCATTTTCTGGTGATACGACTCTCGACTTTCTATATACTTCTCTTTAAGAGCGGTATTATCAATGTAGGGCGTTTTTCGAACAACAGCCAATGCATACTTTGTGTTTTCAAGAAAGCTCTTTCCTGATACTTGGTCATTGAGCGTCAGGTTGAAGCGTGTTTGTTTTTGACTTTTGATTATTTGCTTAGAGTTTTCGATTCTTTTTCACATAACTAAATGGATCTACCTTTGTTCCTTTTGCAGTCGCAGTCTTGTTGCAATCTCTTGTGAGATTCTTTCGAATCCTACTGCTAACTCTGTGCTGTCAACTTCATCTATGGGATAGAATTTGCCGTCTTGGTCTATGAATACAAGCTCTAATTTTTTATTAGCCATGTCTTTCAACTCTTGGTGTAAATTGCATACTGCACAGGTTCTAAACCGGGGGGACCACGACTACTTGGTTCCTTACGCAATCTTACCATGCGTTGAGGCTAGTCGGCTTCCCCTAATACCTTCCTTCGTTAGGAAGGGCTTAAAATACAGTTACTGTGAGTTGCTGCTACTATTCTTTTTTGACTATCCACGTCTTTATCGCGTCTTCGACAGCGCGGGATAGGTCGCCTTTTTTTCCGCCAAATTTTTGAACTGTCTTTATTCTGAGTTGCTTTTCGAGTTCATCAGGTAAATCTACGCTTATTCGACCCATAGTTCATCTTCGGCTTGTTTTTTGTGCACTGTGAGCCCGCATCCCTTATTTTTCTGATCTATTTGAGTTCACTTATGCGCATATACTGTTATGTGCACAGTAGCTTATATACATATGCCAACAAGTGTTAAAGATTAAAAAAACTCCACACCCACTAGTATTCGTTTATCGTGGAATCCACAACTACTCTACAACCATGACAATTTAACACTTTGTCACTCGTGCAGCTTTTCGATTACGAAGAAGGGCATTTGACAATAATGAAGAGTGATAAATTGAAAAAAGGCAACATAGAAATGCTTGTCTGCTATGCTGTTTATTGAGTGGAATTTTGTGAATCATCGCAGATATTTTGATTCTCCTAATTGTGGAAGCTGCATATACAAAGGAAGCAGTTACGGTTGGGGACAATGCTCCTTAAACATCTGGAAGTATTGATTATTTTGGAGGCACTTACAGGACAGACTAACAAGCTTATTGTACGAGTAGTTGACTGTCAAAAGAAACCAATCCCGAATGTAAAGGTTAAAGTTTTCAAGATAGAAAAAGAGCCAATAACACCCGAGCAGTGGATTGAGAATCTAAAAAATGGGGGCTCCATTTAAAAGATTAGTTGTCTCGATGAACACCGATAATAATGGTGCCATAACCGCCGAGCTCCCCCAAGGGTCTTATGAAGCTAAAGTCGAAAGATACGGTTTTAATCAAACTTGCGATTTAACCCAAAATGTTGAAGTTCTCGTTGTAAAACCGAAAAAGCATTGGTGGTACTGACAAAAGACACAGACTCTTCCGATTAATCATTGCAGTGAAATGAAAAGCTTAACTTCCCTTTTTCCATAGCTGTAAATGGATTATGGTTAAATATGCAATACGACAATGTCATCTTTCCAAATTCCACAGACTTTCACTGTAGGAAATGCGGAATATGCTGCAGAAATCAACCACCAGATATTAACTTCAAAGAACAAAAAAGAATACAAACGGCAGGTTACAAAAATTTCATGCAAAACCCATCCAACCCAAAGAACCGAAACATTCGCAGAAAAAAAGACGGAAGCTGCTTCTTCTTCACCAAAGAAAATACATGCAAGATTAACTCTATTAAACCATCAATATGCATTCTAGAACCATTCATTATAGCAGACTTTGATTATAACACGAACATGATTTTTCTCAATTTGAATCCTTGTGCAGTCAATAATTGTAAAGGTGTCATGACTGAGGAAAAGATAGCTATAGAAGAAATTGGGAAAGCCGCCCAAACTATCGTTTCGGATTGTTTAGAAATAGTCGCGGAGAAAACAGGGCTCTTAGTAACCGACAAAAAAGTTGCTTTTTTAACGAGGCAACTATTTAATGATTCAAATCTCATCTAAAACAAGATAGGGCTAGCTGGTCCAAGAAATATAAGCGCCTTTTAAATCCTAAAACATGATGCTGGAAATCAACATGTCGGCAGTTGCTCTGTTACAGGCTGTTGGGGTATTGTATAGCACCGCTATTCTAAGAACAGCCTTAACATCGACATCATGAGGCTGAGACTCAAGAGGATCCCAAAAAAATATTAAACAATCAAGTTTTCTATTGGCGATCATACTTCCTAGCTCCATATCACCGCCATAAGGACCACTATTTAGCAAATTTATATCCAACAGGGTTTTTTCGATAATTCTTTTTCCTGTGGTTCCTGTTGCATACAGACAGTATTTGGAAAGCGTTCCTTTGTTGAAGTCGCACCATTCAACAATGTCTTTTTTCTTGTTATCGTGCGCTACAAGAGCAATACTCTTCATGGTTACTCACTCCTAAAAGTAATAGAGTACGAAGTATTCGTGCCCCCTATAAAAGCATGCTCGAACATTAACCAGTATCTCTTATAGAAGAACGATATTTATGGATCAAACTTCCGTAAGAAAAACGGGTCATGTGCCTGAAGCAAGAAAGGCGGGCCGCTTGGATTTGAGTCTATCAACAAAGTCTAAATCCGCTTTCGCACGTTCCAGTTTCTTTAGAGCATTCTTTCTAGAGCGGGTCACGTTGGGCGTTTCCACCTTTAGTTTGCGAGCAATCCTATAATCAGACAACCCATCAACATTCAAACGTAAAATTGCCTTCTCCCGCTCAGTCAACGCCATAGCTATGTCTCCTCTTCAGAAGTGTCATGTAAAGTCACGCCTTCGGCTAGCAAGTCCTTCTCTGATGCTTTGTAGGCGTCTACGCCAAAGCTTGTCATAGCCCAGCACCAACCGCGCCGCTCAACAACCACCGAATCCAATTCCTTTGGCTGCCGCATGAAGTGCATTTGACCTTCTTTCGAGGAACACCAGTAAATAGATCGGCTGGCAATGCTTTGCCGCAGTGAGGACAATTGATTATCTTTCGACTCAAAGATGCCATCTCCTGCCAAACCTGCTACTAGACAGCAGATGTCCTTAAAAAAGAAAAAAGGGAGAGAAGCTGCGGAGAAACTAAGCTGGAAATTGGACGCCGATGGTGATACAAGGGCGATTTTTCGGGTCCGAATCCCACCCCCTGCACCAAATATAAACAAACAGGCCCTAGGCGTTGAGTATTATCCTTTTTTCAATACTTGAATGTGTAAAAAGCGGATTTCTGCAATAGCGCTTTTATAATAACAGAAGTAGTTGTAGCTGGAAAAAGTTGCCGACTTCTTACTACTGCAGAAAATGTGGCAAAACCCACTCGCATCAGGAATACTCCCAGAGTTTATTCTGCAAAGAATGCGGCAGCTTTCTTAAACGAGGCAGAAAACCAAATAATTTCAGACCTTCCTCAATCAATAAGCCCTCACAGTCTAAACCAACAAACGTACCAAAGAAAGAAACCACCCCGCAAATAATGCAACCATCACAAAATCCCGTTGCACACACTCAAGAAATTCCTGCACAAGAAGCATGCTTTGAAGAGTTAGAAAAACCCCTTCCAGAAAACATAAGCACCTATTTGCAAAATAAAAAAATTAAATTTTATTCCCATCAGGCAGAAGCCATAAACAAAGCACGACAAGGCAAAAACGTAATTATTACCACCCACACAGCTTCAGGAAAAACTTTGGCATTTAATATTCCGGTTTTTGATGCCCTCACAAACGATAAAAAAGCAACAGCACTCTACATTTATCCCTCAAAAGCTCTAACAAATGATCAACTTAAAGTTTTGCAGGAAATCGAGAAAGGCACTGGCATCAAAGCAGATTCTAACGTTTACGATGGTGACACGCCAAAAGAGCAGCGTGCAGTTATACGTGAAAATTCCAGAATAATTTTGACTAACCCTTATGGTTTGCATCTTTACCTTCCATGGCATAGGCTCTGGCGGTCTTTTTTTCAAAACTTAAGGTATATTGTACTTGATGAAGCGCATGTTTACCGAGGCGTTTTTGGCTCAAACGTCGCCATGCTTCTGAGAAGACTGCTGAGAATCTGCAATTTTTACCATGCAGACCCTCAAATCATACTCTCATCAGCAACTATAGCTAATCCGCAGGAACACGCAAAGAAACTAACTGGAAAAGATTTCGAAATAATTTCAAACGATGGCTCCCCAAGAGGAAAAAAATCGTTCATATTTTGGAATCCACCCTTCACTAACCCAGCAAAAACAATTCGCCGATCAACACATCAAGAAACCAAAGACCTTCTTACAGTTAGCGTCATGAAAAACTTGCAAACCCTCTGCTTTACAACCTCGCGACAAATGGCGGAGCTTATAGCAAGATGGACTAAAGAAGAGCTGAAAAGAAGAAATCCTAAGCTTTACAGTTCAGTAACTGCCTACAGGGCAGGTTACCTTCCTCAAGAACGACGGGACATAGAAAATCGTCTAAAAACCAAGGACTTAATCGGTTTGGTTTCTACAAATGCGTTAGAACTTGGTATTGATATAGGTTCTTTGGACGCCGTGATAATTTCGGGTTACCCGGGGACAGTCATATCTACGTGGCAGCAAGCTGGACGCGCAGGTAGAAACAAAAACGATTCAACCGTTACTTTGGTTGCTTTCCAAAATCCGCTTGATCAATATTTTATGAAGCATCCACAAGAGTTCTTTGATAGACCACATGAGCAAGCAATCATTAATCTGCACAATCGGCAAATTACTTCAGGCCATATTATGTGTGCATCTGACGAGTTGCCGCTTACCGATTCGGACCAAAAATATTTTCCAGAGCTCTTCAAAGAAAGTGTTCAAGCCCTTGCACAAAAAAACCTTCTGAAAAAAACTTCACAGGGTTGGACGTACTCTGGGCTGGAAAGGGCAACTAGAGTTGTTAACCTTGAAAGTATTAGCGGAAAAACAGTGAATGTACTTTGCAATGGGCATATTCTTGAAACACTTCCCTTAAACAAGGCTTATGAAGAAACCCATGCAGGAGCAATCCTTCTACATCAAGGCGAAACCTACCGCTCAGAAGAACTAAATCTCAACAATTTCACTGCAACGGTTCGGAAAGAGAATACCAACTATTATACTGAAACACAAAAAAGCGTCGAAGTAGCAATCAAGAAAACATTGGAAGAAACGCAAACAAACCTCAAAACCTCTTTGGGCGAATTAATAATCACTGAAAATTGTCATTCATACGTAATTAAATCCAATGATGTAATCATCAAAAAACATACGCTTGATTTGCCCTCTTCGTCTTTCTCAACGGTTGGTATGTGGTTTATTGTTCCTGAACAGATTAGAGAAGAAGTTGAGGATAAAGGCTTGAATTTCGAGGGTGGATTGCATGCTCTTGAACATGCCATTATTGCGATGGCGCCAATGTTTGCAATGTGTGACCGTTGGGACATAGGCGGAATGTCAACAGCCGAGCATACAGACACAGGAAAACCAACAATCTTCATTTACGATGGTTTTGAGGGAGGAATCGGTATTTCAGAAAACCTTTATTCAAACATAAAACCGCTATTAGAAAAAACGTTAAAGTTGATTGAAACCTGCGAATGCAAAGAAGGCTGTCCATCCTGCATATACTCGCC is from Candidatus Bathyarchaeota archaeon and encodes:
- a CDS encoding PTO1314 family radical SAM protein, encoding MHPFIYRGSCRWISNYPVGEKTIRQYVEPLWLGIRVYRVLISNMLGAKVPFFCGHKLTYNCNLRCKMCPFWKRPSPDPSLPQTKAILKQIYNSGAVGVAFEGGEPLLRRDLVDILAFSRSLPLHTSLITNGTLLEAKIGEVAKYINGVVYVSLDGLEKTHDAIRGVSGSFRKAVQGIEAAKEKVSVTINTTVMAENIGETESLVELARTLGTKISVAVAHEYCNANASSAAIDKVPKMARRLIEMKQQGYPIVNSIGYLKVLAKEKNWQCKPWAMINIDPHGNLVLPCYVHNDYASSVSVFKKGVKDAVSGFDWKKIGHCQKCSLHCYVEPSLVLSRDISAYMNWAFRVNI
- a CDS encoding methylglyoxal synthase, yielding MKSIALVAHDNKKKDIVEWCDFNKGTLSKYCLYATGTTGKRIIEKTLLDINLLNSGPYGGDMELGSMIANRKLDCLIFFWDPLESQPHDVDVKAVLRIAVLYNTPTACNRATADMLISSIMF
- a CDS encoding DEAD/DEAH box helicase; the protein is MPTSYYCRKCGKTHSHQEYSQSLFCKECGSFLKRGRKPNNFRPSSINKPSQSKPTNVPKKETTPQIMQPSQNPVAHTQEIPAQEACFEELEKPLPENISTYLQNKKIKFYSHQAEAINKARQGKNVIITTHTASGKTLAFNIPVFDALTNDKKATALYIYPSKALTNDQLKVLQEIEKGTGIKADSNVYDGDTPKEQRAVIRENSRIILTNPYGLHLYLPWHRLWRSFFQNLRYIVLDEAHVYRGVFGSNVAMLLRRLLRICNFYHADPQIILSSATIANPQEHAKKLTGKDFEIISNDGSPRGKKSFIFWNPPFTNPAKTIRRSTHQETKDLLTVSVMKNLQTLCFTTSRQMAELIARWTKEELKRRNPKLYSSVTAYRAGYLPQERRDIENRLKTKDLIGLVSTNALELGIDIGSLDAVIISGYPGTVISTWQQAGRAGRNKNDSTVTLVAFQNPLDQYFMKHPQEFFDRPHEQAIINLHNRQITSGHIMCASDELPLTDSDQKYFPELFKESVQALAQKNLLKKTSQGWTYSGLERATRVVNLESISGKTVNVLCNGHILETLPLNKAYEETHAGAILLHQGETYRSEELNLNNFTATVRKENTNYYTETQKSVEVAIKKTLEETQTNLKTSLGELIITENCHSYVIKSNDVIIKKHTLDLPSSSFSTVGMWFIVPEQIREEVEDKGLNFEGGLHALEHAIIAMAPMFAMCDRWDIGGMSTAEHTDTGKPTIFIYDGFEGGIGISENLYSNIKPLLEKTLKLIETCECKEGCPSCIYSPKCGNGNEPLDKKAANIILQRLIK
- a CDS encoding ribbon-helix-helix domain-containing protein; its protein translation is MGRISVDLPDELEKQLRIKTVQKFGGKKGDLSRAVEDAIKTWIVKKE
- a CDS encoding LuxR C-terminal-related transcriptional regulator — its product is MALTEREKAILRLNVDGLSDYRIARKLKVETPNVTRSRKNALKKLERAKADLDFVDRLKSKRPAFLASGT